One window of the Heliomicrobium undosum genome contains the following:
- a CDS encoding ATP-binding protein yields the protein MVTIDYSICDRMKGCPPARRCPVQAIIPVGGGGFFNRKVDRWEIDESKCTGCGICIRVCPQNAISKKPKK from the coding sequence ATGGTGACGATTGATTACAGCATTTGTGACCGGATGAAAGGTTGCCCACCTGCGCGGCGTTGCCCGGTCCAGGCGATCATCCCCGTCGGCGGGGGAGGGTTCTTTAACCGCAAGGTGGACCGTTGGGAGATCGACGAGAGCAAGTGCACGGGATGCGGCATCTGTATCCGTGTTTGCCCGCAGAACGCGATCAGTAAAAAACCGAAAAAGTAA
- the lplT gene encoding lysophospholipid transporter LplT — MPEQPERLPRQTPEVPAKGKRPPRLRPLTALLAAQFFSAFADNMILFITLAIIKLEGLPDHYLPLVQVAFLFAYVVLAPWVGRLADREAKSRILLIGNGVKMAGIALLLAGVDPAISYAVVGVGAVTYSPAKYGILPELTDSEAKLLKANSLIESFTILAILTGSVAGGILSDRSVPLALLACAALYGTSMALTLFIPSKAGDRTITIGLQAVPAFFSDIAQLWRLPACRFSLIGTGAFWLSSAVLRLVVIQWIPVTLAIMTNTSISLLISVTGVGIVLGAAVTPRLIRFQDYEKSRRYGVVMVAIIFTFLLIKTVPFTVAALLAVGFSGGVFIVPMNTVLQHEGHGSIGAGKTIAIQNFVENTLMFSGVALLTAATKAQVPLSPIIAATGVIMALFVGVLFTSYSGAARRSV, encoded by the coding sequence GTGCCTGAGCAGCCGGAAAGGCTCCCCCGGCAAACGCCGGAAGTTCCTGCCAAGGGCAAGCGACCTCCCAGGCTCCGTCCGCTGACGGCGCTCCTGGCGGCCCAATTTTTTTCCGCCTTCGCCGACAACATGATCCTCTTCATCACCCTGGCCATCATCAAATTGGAAGGACTGCCCGACCACTACCTCCCCCTCGTCCAGGTGGCCTTCCTCTTCGCCTATGTCGTCCTGGCGCCCTGGGTGGGCCGCCTGGCTGATCGGGAGGCCAAGTCGCGGATCCTGCTCATCGGCAACGGTGTCAAAATGGCAGGGATCGCCCTGCTCCTGGCCGGCGTCGATCCCGCCATCAGTTACGCCGTCGTCGGCGTCGGCGCTGTCACCTACTCGCCGGCGAAATACGGCATCCTGCCGGAACTGACCGATTCGGAAGCCAAGCTCCTGAAGGCGAATTCGCTGATCGAGAGCTTTACCATCCTGGCCATCCTCACGGGCTCAGTGGCCGGCGGCATTCTCTCAGACCGTTCCGTCCCCCTTGCCCTGCTGGCCTGCGCCGCCCTGTACGGGACATCGATGGCGCTGACCCTGTTCATCCCGTCAAAAGCCGGCGACCGTACGATCACCATCGGCTTGCAGGCCGTTCCGGCCTTTTTCAGCGACATCGCTCAGCTCTGGCGGCTGCCGGCCTGCCGGTTTTCCCTGATCGGCACGGGGGCTTTCTGGCTTTCCTCGGCGGTGCTGCGCCTCGTTGTCATTCAATGGATTCCCGTCACCTTGGCGATCATGACAAACACCTCCATCTCCCTGCTCATCTCCGTGACCGGCGTAGGCATCGTTCTCGGCGCCGCCGTCACGCCGCGGCTGATCCGTTTCCAAGACTACGAAAAATCGCGACGCTACGGCGTCGTCATGGTCGCCATCATCTTCACCTTTCTGCTCATCAAGACGGTGCCCTTTACGGTCGCAGCGCTACTGGCTGTCGGCTTCAGCGGCGGCGTCTTCATCGTGCCGATGAACACCGTGCTCCAGCATGAGGGCCACGGTTCCATCGGCGCAGGCAAGACCATTGCCATCCAGAACTTTGTGGAAAACACGCTCATGTTCTCCGGTGTGGCCTTGCTGACGGCGGCGACGAAGGCGCAGGTTCCCCTATCGCCCATCATCGCGGCCACCGGGGTGATCATGGCGCTCTTTGTGGGGGTCCTCTTCACGTCCTATTCCGGCGCGGCCCGGCGATCCGTTTAA
- a CDS encoding DUF523 domain-containing protein, translating into MILVSSCLLGIRSKYDGSQNTVDSLLDLCRRGLIIPVCPEQLGGFTTPRPPVELQGEGGGDAALDGRAKAVNGDGVDVTDGFIEGARQTLRIARLFGATAAILKERSPSCGVHLIYDGAFAGNRIAGQGVAAALLRREGIPVYSEEDLTEELLEALVKDAASNLAANIAVQKRPS; encoded by the coding sequence ATGATTCTCGTCAGTTCCTGCCTGCTCGGCATCCGGTCCAAATACGACGGTTCCCAAAACACCGTCGATAGTCTACTCGACCTCTGTCGCCGGGGCCTGATCATCCCTGTCTGCCCGGAACAACTGGGCGGCTTTACGACCCCTCGTCCGCCTGTGGAGTTGCAGGGAGAAGGCGGCGGCGACGCTGCCCTGGATGGACGGGCGAAAGCCGTCAACGGCGACGGCGTCGACGTGACCGACGGCTTTATCGAAGGGGCGCGCCAGACGCTGCGCATTGCCCGGCTCTTCGGCGCCACGGCGGCCATCCTCAAGGAAAGGAGTCCCTCCTGCGGCGTTCACCTCATCTACGATGGCGCTTTCGCCGGAAACCGGATCGCCGGACAGGGGGTGGCGGCGGCATTGCTGCGCCGGGAAGGAATCCCGGTCTACTCGGAGGAGGATCTTACGGAAGAACTGTTGGAAGCCCTCGTCAAGGATGCAGCGAGCAACCTCGCTGCCAACATTGCGGTACAAAAAAGACCATCCTAA
- a CDS encoding MBL fold metallo-hydrolase, which translates to MKLITWGFWLAVFLAALLLLLLALDYPPILRVIARNLKYELSHPMGNAPHRLTLPLGHENDIYCGWVGHSTWIIEFEGVRLITDPVFSDRVALMRRRVASAINPENIDSLDGVLVTHAHVDHLDPKSLRQLPAGTPLLLPEGDDPLVAGIPLSLAPMRGYGTHRLKDVTVTAFASPHIGRRHSLSTPRETLLYLLQKNGRSIAFFGDTAFAPALAEAVRSACPGGVDAAFIPIAGYAPEAFHREHATPEEALQMALAMGARTIIPMHYETFILSQEPVDEPLRRLLAAAEEAGVSDRIRQTAVGGVLRLTGGQ; encoded by the coding sequence ATGAAGCTCATCACCTGGGGTTTCTGGCTGGCGGTCTTCCTGGCGGCGCTCCTGCTGCTGTTGTTGGCGCTCGACTATCCGCCCATCTTGCGTGTCATCGCTCGCAATCTGAAATATGAACTGTCCCATCCCATGGGCAATGCGCCCCATCGGTTGACACTGCCCTTGGGGCATGAGAATGATATCTATTGCGGCTGGGTCGGTCACTCCACATGGATCATCGAGTTTGAAGGCGTCCGCCTGATCACCGACCCGGTCTTTTCCGATCGCGTGGCCCTCATGCGAAGACGGGTGGCGTCCGCCATCAACCCCGAAAACATCGACAGCCTTGACGGTGTCCTAGTCACCCACGCCCACGTCGATCACCTGGATCCGAAGAGCCTGCGCCAGCTTCCTGCAGGAACGCCGCTGCTGCTTCCGGAAGGAGACGATCCGCTTGTTGCCGGCATCCCGCTCTCCCTTGCGCCGATGCGCGGCTACGGCACGCACCGCTTGAAGGACGTAACGGTCACCGCCTTCGCCTCCCCCCATATCGGCCGGCGCCACTCCCTGTCGACGCCGCGGGAAACCCTCCTCTACCTGTTGCAAAAGAACGGCCGCAGCATCGCCTTTTTCGGCGATACGGCCTTCGCCCCCGCTCTTGCCGAGGCGGTCCGGTCGGCCTGTCCCGGCGGTGTCGACGCAGCCTTCATTCCCATCGCCGGCTACGCCCCAGAGGCCTTCCACCGGGAGCACGCCACGCCAGAGGAAGCCTTGCAGATGGCCTTGGCCATGGGCGCCCGCACGATCATCCCCATGCACTACGAGACCTTCATCCTCTCGCAGGAACCGGTCGACGAGCCGCTGCGGCGGCTGCTGGCAGCCGCCGAGGAGGCCGGTGTCAGTGACCGTATCCGGCAGACGGCTGTCGGCGGTGTGCTGCGCCTAACCGGCGGCCAATAA
- a CDS encoding CorA family divalent cation transporter, whose translation MRQVDSGGITVLYANDPAELPPEAQVFVRPNLRGNRLLSNDGGMLALTISSLEEDDEASPVLIAWDEERLIVYSGANLPVLDRCLSAADTGEFRPAHRIVFFLISELFDQNLQTYGSIEGELDWLEESIALREKPIPIDRLFSLRRRLLTLHQDTFAKRRLINKLIEHLHLQGATGSEMIQELRDLLEDLNELSFEIQGLREALQGLMELRLSLQGQRANQIMQKLTVVTSIFLPLTFIVGVYGMNFEVMPELRWPYGYYAVMVAMAVIAGILLVYFRRKRWF comes from the coding sequence TTGCGGCAGGTCGATTCCGGTGGAATCACCGTGCTCTATGCCAACGATCCGGCGGAACTGCCGCCGGAGGCGCAGGTTTTCGTCAGACCGAATCTCCGGGGCAACCGTTTGTTGTCCAATGATGGCGGAATGCTAGCCTTGACGATTTCCTCCCTCGAAGAAGATGACGAAGCATCGCCGGTGTTGATCGCCTGGGATGAGGAGCGGCTCATTGTCTACTCCGGCGCCAACCTGCCTGTGCTTGACCGGTGCCTGTCTGCAGCGGACACAGGGGAGTTTCGACCCGCTCACCGCATCGTTTTCTTCCTGATCTCGGAACTGTTCGACCAGAACCTGCAGACCTACGGGAGCATTGAAGGGGAATTGGACTGGCTGGAAGAAAGCATCGCCCTGCGGGAAAAGCCCATCCCCATTGACCGTCTCTTCAGCTTGCGCAGGCGCCTGTTGACCTTGCACCAGGACACCTTCGCCAAGCGGCGGTTGATCAACAAGCTGATTGAGCACCTGCACCTGCAAGGCGCGACCGGTTCCGAGATGATTCAGGAACTGCGGGATCTCTTAGAAGATCTTAACGAACTGTCCTTCGAGATTCAAGGGCTGCGCGAGGCCTTGCAGGGCCTGATGGAACTCCGCCTGTCCCTCCAGGGCCAACGGGCCAATCAGATCATGCAGAAGTTGACCGTCGTGACCTCCATCTTTTTGCCGCTCACCTTTATCGTCGGCGTCTACGGCATGAATTTCGAGGTCATGCCGGAGTTGCGCTGGCCCTACGGCTACTACGCCGTCATGGTCGCCATGGCTGTGATCGCAGGAATCCTCCTGGTGTATTTCCGCCGCAAGCGCTGGTTTTAA
- the gluQRS gene encoding tRNA glutamyl-Q(34) synthetase GluQRS, whose product MNLSLSRPFSDFPAGRYAPSPTGQLHLGNARTALLTWLQIRRLGGRFILRMEDLDPARSVAAYARQILADLRWLGLDWDEGPDVGGPCGPYEQSRRQGFYDAAVDLFLRSGRIFPCACSRKDLAELARAPHGLSEEGPPYPGICRNLTPEAWEAKLRKKGQCAYRFQVPEGSLSFVDAVAGPISQNVRQAVGDFVVRRADGVTAYQLAVVVDDALMGVTHVLRGDDLLASTPRQILLYHALDMPVPDFCHVPLVLGPDGARLSKRHGGTAIASLQEQGIEPEKVIGFLAYTAGLLPGPEPVRPQELIPLFAEEKLPRHPWRVTEAALAELGLHTGKNH is encoded by the coding sequence ATGAATCTGTCCCTTTCCCGTCCTTTTTCCGATTTCCCGGCCGGTCGCTACGCGCCGAGCCCGACAGGGCAACTGCATCTGGGCAACGCCAGAACGGCGCTGCTCACCTGGCTGCAGATCCGCCGGCTCGGGGGCCGCTTCATCCTGCGCATGGAGGACCTCGACCCCGCCCGCTCCGTCGCGGCCTACGCCCGCCAGATTCTCGCCGATCTGCGCTGGCTCGGTCTCGACTGGGACGAAGGCCCTGATGTGGGCGGTCCCTGCGGCCCCTATGAACAAAGCCGGCGGCAAGGCTTTTACGATGCGGCTGTCGATCTCTTCCTGCGCTCAGGGCGAATCTTTCCTTGCGCCTGCAGCCGCAAGGACCTGGCCGAACTGGCTCGCGCTCCTCACGGTTTGAGCGAGGAAGGCCCTCCCTACCCGGGGATCTGCCGCAACCTGACCCCGGAGGCCTGGGAGGCCAAGCTGCGCAAAAAAGGCCAATGCGCCTACCGGTTCCAGGTCCCCGAAGGCAGCCTGTCCTTCGTCGACGCTGTGGCCGGTCCCATCTCTCAGAACGTGCGCCAGGCCGTCGGCGATTTCGTCGTCCGCCGCGCCGACGGCGTCACCGCCTACCAGTTGGCCGTCGTCGTCGATGACGCCCTCATGGGCGTCACCCATGTGCTGCGCGGCGACGACCTGCTCGCCTCAACGCCCCGCCAGATCCTGCTCTATCACGCCCTGGACATGCCGGTCCCGGACTTTTGCCATGTTCCGCTCGTCCTCGGCCCCGATGGCGCCCGCCTGTCCAAACGGCACGGGGGCACAGCCATCGCTTCCCTACAGGAACAGGGGATCGAGCCGGAAAAGGTGATCGGATTCCTGGCTTATACGGCCGGTTTGTTACCGGGGCCGGAACCGGTTCGACCGCAAGAATTGATTCCCCTCTTTGCCGAAGAAAAGCTGCCCCGCCACCCCTGGCGAGTCACCGAAGCAGCGCTGGCGGAACTGGGTTTGCATACCGGAAAAAACCATTGA